Proteins encoded in a region of the Myxococcus guangdongensis genome:
- a CDS encoding ATP-binding protein, translating to MNEALELLEAARRIHGIEVKMELPGETVLARTGARRTRQVLLLLLSYAADHAGEGSVRVVLDAPDDFGDEPPRFQVVTSGARLSARELQAVFLSPMLVGPAHRRLARARELVESVGGTLGVERGEREGLTVTVELPAPGLACW from the coding sequence ATGAATGAAGCCCTGGAATTGCTGGAAGCCGCGAGGAGAATCCACGGCATCGAAGTGAAGATGGAACTTCCCGGGGAAACCGTTCTGGCGCGGACAGGCGCGCGACGTACACGGCAGGTGTTGCTGCTGTTGTTGTCGTATGCGGCGGACCACGCGGGGGAGGGAAGTGTGCGCGTGGTGCTGGACGCGCCGGATGACTTCGGTGATGAGCCGCCGCGCTTCCAGGTGGTGACGTCCGGGGCGCGGCTGTCCGCGCGGGAGCTCCAGGCGGTGTTCCTGTCGCCCATGTTGGTGGGCCCCGCGCACCGTCGGCTCGCGCGGGCCCGGGAGTTGGTGGAGTCGGTGGGCGGGACGCTGGGCGTGGAGCGCGGCGAGCGCGAGGGGCTCACGGTGACGGTGGAGCTGCCCGCGCCGGGTCTCGCCTGCTGGTAG